The sequence TACGGCAAGCTGGTCGACATCGGTCGTGAGCTGGTGGAGCAACGGGTAGCCCGCCCGGCCGGCGAAAGACTGTTTCGCAAACTGCTGTTGAGCGTGCTCCCCTATCCTGGCCGCTTCACGCCGCTACTGCGCCTGGGCCAACTGGTCCGTCCACTGCTACCGGGTGCCCTGCGCGCCCAGGTGCCGCCGCGCGTCCATGCCGGGACCTGGCCCGAAGCGCGTCATGCCCGACGCATGCTGGTATTGGACGGTTGCGTACAACCCGGTATTGACCCCGGCATCAATGCAGCGACCGCACGTATTCTCGACCGGATCGGAATCAGCCTCGTACGCACGCCGGATGCCGGCTGCTGCGGCGCGGTAAGTCATCATCTGAATGCCACGGATGAGGCGCATGCCACCATCAAGCGCCTGATCAATGCCTGGTGGCCGGAAGTCGAACAAGGTGCGGAAGCGATCGTAATCACGGCCAGCGGCTGCGGCGCGATGGTGAAGGAATACGGCTACCTGCTGCGCGATGATCCCGACTACGCCGACAAGGCTGCACGCGTCTCGGCGCTGGCGCGTGATATCAGTGAAGTGCTGGACAATGAACAAGTGGACGCGATCAAGCTGCCCAAAACGCAGCGCGTCGCCTTTCATCCGCCCTGCACGCTGCAGCACGGACAGAAGCTGCGCGGCAAAACCGAGCAACTGCTTGGCAGGCTTGGTTTCGAGCTCGTGCCGGTAACCGACGGCCATTTATGCTGCGGCTCTGCCGGCACCTATTCGCTGCTGCAGCCGGAACTCTCCACTCGGCTGCGCGACAACAAACTGCGCAACCTGCTGGAACACAACCCCGAATGCATCGTCACCGCCAACATCGGCTGCCAGACTCACCTGGCCGCGGCCGCCGGCATCCCGGTGCAGCACTGGATCAGTGTGCTGGACGTGGCGTTGTCACGAACAGAAGGCTAATCCCTCGTCAATCGTGCGTAGTTTTAAGATTGCACGCCGCTAGCATATGAAACACGCCACTGACAGCAATTTTCGGACTAGAGCGTCACCTTACGCTTGGTATCCTGATCCTGCTTTATCTTGAATGGGTTATGGGCTGGCCACCAGGCATGTGCCTGGCGTCGGATCGAGGCCGGCACCTCGGACAGCCATTCGGATTTTGGATCGAGATATTCAGCAAAGGCGGCAGCCCGAACCCGATCAGAGCGTCTCTTGGCGTATCTAGCCTCAAAAGCATATGCCCACGCATCCTGGGGCAATATCACCTCATGCATCCTGGCCCACTCAACCGCCCGGTCAATAAAGCGATCATCGCCAGTTTTTTTATGGATCCAGGCGGCCACTTGTATCAGCGTATACCAATTACCGAGAAGACCTTCAGGATCATATTGAATATTTCTATAGGCTTTGGTGAGCGCATTAAAACTATCATCATCGCGAGCCAAAGCGGCATCGACTACAGCGCGCGAAAGGCTGGTCTCAAAAATATTTCCCGGATCACTGGCATGCACATTCAATAATTTGCTTATATTCGTCAATGCATTCCGCTGGTTTGCATCTGAAACGGCCATAGCGAAATAGGGGAACAATGATCCAACGTGGTATTTATCTTCAAGCGGATAGAACACATCATACGCAAGAAATGCCTTAAGAGACTGATCTGGCCGACCCGTCTTCAATAAGACATAGGGATACATAAATCCTACGGCTTCGTCCTGCGCATATGGATTTAGCTCTAAAACCTCTCTCTTACACTTAGCAGTAAAAGGCTTTGGCGTCTTTACTTATGTCGCCACCAAGATTTAAACGAATGGCAAGCGTTCCAGTTTTAGTCAGGTAAAGCATCACCGCACCATGGGCAATATCGATGTTCGATATAGACTTGACCTTGGCCAGACTCTGCGACCGATCAATAACTGCCTGCTGAACCAAATAGTGCGCAGCATTACGGGCCTGAGAATCGCCATGCGAGCCTGTTAAGTAGCCACTCGCCCAGGCAAGAATTTTATCAAAGGGCACACTCTCCATGCGCTGCCCAATTACCTGGGATTTCCAGATATAAACCGAATCAAATCGCGGTGCCAGTTGCGTGAATCCAGCTTCAGCCTGACTATGCAATCCAGCCAAATGCAGTATCGTCAGGTAGTCACGAAATCCAGCAGCATCGTTGTATCGCTGTCCAAGCAGGTAGGCGGCCTGAATTGCAGCGCCGTAATCGTTGCGAACAAAAGAAAGATACTTGGTCGCAAGAAATTGCCAGGACGACCCAACATCAAGGTTTGAGGCAACCTCATACAGAGGCATTGCCTCCTTATAACGACCCAACCAATACAGCTCACGACCAGCCACGTATGCGCGATAACCTGTAGCGACCCGATCATTATTTGGCGGATTAGTGAAATCCGGGAATGACATGAAAGTCTTGGATGCCTCAGCATAGTTAGCATCCTCAATCTGATACTTGCCCAGACTGAAATAGGTATCCCAGCTCGCACTCTTCTGGGCAATCGTTTTTTTCAGCAAATCGACTGCCTGCTTTCGCTCTCCCTTATCGGCAAGCAAGCCTGCAACAAATGAAGCCTTTTTCGGCGCGCCATCAAAACGACGCTTAAGCATCTCATCCAGGGCAGAACCCGCAAGCTTGTTTTCCTTGTGTGCCTGAACTAGCAGGTCGAAATCCATATTCTCATACGGCAGGGCATCAGGCCGATTATTGTCGTCATCAACGGCCATACTGGAAGGGTAATCGCATCGCGGCATCCCACAACTGGATATCATCGGGTAACGCGATGCCACTTGTGTGGGAACGAATCTTTCCAAATATGAAGTTAACGACCTGCCAGCATTGGAATATAGATTTTCACCTCCACTGTACTTGACCGTTTTTGCAGCCAGAACAAAGGCCTTCTCCTGTGCATACGCTTTAGCATCTCCTTGCAGAGAATCCGCATGCTCGTATAACGCATAGGCATACCACTGCATAAATTCAGGCTTACCCATAAACCAGGGCTCAATCTCTCTGGCAAGACGTATAGCCGCGCCGTAACTGCCGTAGATATTCACATCCCGCTCAAGCTGTCGCATAAGATTTGCTACAGCGATATTTCTATATAGCGCCCAGATATCAGATGCTACTATTTCGCCATCATATTTATGATGCGTCGATTGGTGGTACTCACCAGAAGCCGAATCGAATATCTTCTTGAAGATTGCATAATCCTGAAGATCTGAAGAATATGCCCCGCTCGCAAATATGCCTCTTAACTGACTCTTCAGGTCTGAATCGAACTCAGGAAACAATCCATACAGGCTTGAAAAGTACTTGATGTTATTGGGTGCATACCATCCGTCATAATCACGACCCGCTGACAGGATCAGATTAATCCACTGCGGGGATGGTGCGGAAAGTGAAATCCCGTTCTCAACGTTTTTCTTATAATAAACGTCACCAATATTCCTTAACTCCAGATACGCCATTATCCGAAGAACCGGATTGTTTATCTTTGGAACAAGCCGTTTTAATTGGGGATAGTTGCCATTCAGGTAATCAATGAAGGCTTTTCCTGAATTACTGTGAGAATTTGACAAAACATCCAAAGCAGACTGGCGACGATACAAATAAAACAGAGCCCGCGCAGACAGGAGTGGGTAATCTTTTGACTTTGGGTCAACATGGGAAAGTGCAAGCAATGACCGTTCGAACAAGCGCTTACGCTCATAGTGCATTCGCTTAGGAGTCAACATCGCGACCAGCTGCAGATACACAGCATTGTCCAGCGGCGTCTTAGCCGCTTGCGGCAGGTCACTGATATGGCTTGGGATTTTTGGCAGGCCAGCTTGACTCAACTCAACCGGTGCAGATTGCCCTGGAGGGCGGCCAACTAATGCGGCAACAGCCGCCGGAGCAAGACGCCTGAATATTGCCTCACATCTTTTTTTGCCATCATTACGGAACTCAGTTGAAAATCTCTTGATGATCCGCCCTCGATGATCCGCCAGGACAATATAGATCTGCCCTTTGATTGATAGAGGTTGATGCGCTTTGTAATCGAATAATGTATGCCTGCTTTTGAAATCAAGATAGACATGCACAACCTGCGCGCCAACACGCCAGGCGAGCCTGTTTA comes from Gammaproteobacteria bacterium and encodes:
- the glcF gene encoding glycolate oxidase subunit GlcF translates to MQTRLVDSIRDTAQGKEADRILRTCVHCGFCNATCPTYQLLGDELDGPRGRIYLMKQVMEGHAPTRHTQLHLDRCLTCRNCETTCPSGVEYGKLVDIGRELVEQRVARPAGERLFRKLLLSVLPYPGRFTPLLRLGQLVRPLLPGALRAQVPPRVHAGTWPEARHARRMLVLDGCVQPGIDPGINAATARILDRIGISLVRTPDAGCCGAVSHHLNATDEAHATIKRLINAWWPEVEQGAEAIVITASGCGAMVKEYGYLLRDDPDYADKAARVSALARDISEVLDNEQVDAIKLPKTQRVAFHPPCTLQHGQKLRGKTEQLLGRLGFELVPVTDGHLCCGSAGTYSLLQPELSTRLRDNKLRNLLEHNPECIVTANIGCQTHLAAAAGIPVQHWISVLDVALSRTEG